A portion of the Rhodococcus pseudokoreensis genome contains these proteins:
- a CDS encoding maleylpyruvate isomerase family mycothiol-dependent enzyme, giving the protein MNALQKEPILDALFEEWDVLDDVLSSLSGDAWFTPTALPGWTVHDVTAHLIGTESLLAGISAPHTTIDVRGLAHVRNEIGAFNEEWVEGLRGCSGPEMLERFRMIVARRRSELGEMTDEMFAAETTTPVGPAPYLRFMRIRVFDCWMHELDLRDALGMPGDEGGLRGETAFAEIAGAVAFLVGKRGKAPDGSRITLELTGPLARNIHIAVDGRAAVVDELPSEATTTVTLDSRLFTRLAGGRTTAADHRDEIALSGDTDAGKRIVDNLAFTI; this is encoded by the coding sequence GTGAATGCCCTGCAGAAGGAACCGATCCTCGACGCGTTGTTCGAGGAGTGGGACGTACTCGACGACGTGCTGTCCTCGTTGTCCGGCGACGCGTGGTTCACGCCCACCGCGCTGCCGGGGTGGACGGTACACGACGTGACCGCGCATCTGATCGGCACAGAGTCTCTGCTCGCCGGAATCTCCGCGCCGCACACCACCATCGACGTCCGCGGCCTCGCCCACGTGCGCAACGAGATCGGTGCGTTCAACGAAGAGTGGGTGGAGGGACTGCGGGGGTGCTCGGGCCCCGAAATGCTCGAGCGTTTCCGGATGATCGTTGCCCGCAGGCGGTCGGAGCTGGGCGAGATGACCGACGAGATGTTCGCGGCCGAGACCACCACACCGGTCGGGCCGGCACCCTATCTCCGTTTCATGCGCATCCGCGTGTTCGACTGCTGGATGCACGAGCTCGACCTGCGGGACGCGCTCGGGATGCCCGGCGACGAGGGCGGCCTGCGCGGGGAGACGGCGTTCGCGGAGATCGCAGGCGCCGTCGCGTTCCTCGTCGGCAAGCGCGGCAAGGCCCCGGACGGATCGAGGATCACGCTCGAGCTGACGGGACCGCTCGCTCGCAACATTCACATCGCCGTCGACGGCCGGGCCGCGGTGGTCGACGAACTGCCGTCGGAGGCCACCACGACGGTGACTCTCGACTCCCGGCTGTTCACCCGGCTGGCGGGTGGCAGGACGACGGCCGCGGACCACCGCGACGAGATCGCGTTGAGCGGCGACACCGACGCGGGCAAGCGGATCGTCGACAACCTCGCGTTCACGATCTGA
- a CDS encoding Type 1 glutamine amidotransferase-like domain-containing protein: MRLFLSSYRFGADPAPLLSLVGRPGRVGVIAAAADAWPRTARTSAVVSDVMPLTRLGFTAEEVDLRDYIGDDGQPRAAALRQRLDGFGLVWVRGGNTFVLRAQMARSGADRVIPELLASDSLVYAGYSAGACVMTPTLHGLDSSDDPAEVVATCGVEPRWDGLGMVGFAIVPHYPPAELPGAGNAVPLEDAAAVRRTVDALRLAGIEYRTLTDDQAIVVNGDRTELV; this comes from the coding sequence GTGCGCCTGTTCCTGTCCTCGTACCGGTTCGGCGCGGATCCCGCGCCGCTGCTGTCGCTCGTCGGCCGTCCGGGGCGCGTCGGGGTGATCGCGGCGGCAGCGGACGCGTGGCCGCGGACGGCGCGGACGTCCGCGGTCGTGAGTGACGTCATGCCGCTGACGCGCCTGGGCTTCACCGCGGAGGAGGTGGATCTACGCGACTACATCGGTGACGACGGGCAGCCGCGTGCGGCCGCGCTGAGGCAGCGGCTCGACGGGTTCGGCCTGGTGTGGGTGCGCGGCGGGAACACGTTCGTGTTACGTGCGCAGATGGCCCGGAGCGGGGCGGACCGGGTGATCCCGGAACTGTTGGCGAGCGATTCGCTGGTGTACGCCGGCTACAGCGCGGGGGCGTGTGTGATGACTCCGACGCTGCACGGTCTCGACTCCTCCGATGACCCGGCGGAGGTGGTCGCGACGTGTGGCGTGGAGCCGCGCTGGGACGGACTGGGGATGGTGGGCTTCGCGATCGTGCCGCATTACCCGCCTGCGGAGCTTCCAGGGGCCGGAAACGCGGTGCCCTTGGAGGACGCAGCAGCCGTTCGGCGCACGGTCGACGCTCTGAGGCTCGCCGGCATCGAGTACCGCACCTTGACGGAC